Proteins found in one Longimicrobium sp. genomic segment:
- a CDS encoding PQQ-binding-like beta-propeller repeat protein, producing MKFGERGLLAPLCMAALVLGGGCRAAGDPGGGEPVRLRTLWYQAQAGHPRVQPVADGERVYTGTGAGQVIARDLATGAPRWTATVGRGGVEGGNLLVRSGVVVAPVLYHTTGLDAATGRELWRYQAPLDTVGGGAPNPGTVVKVRIAADDEAAYVAAWGPSVAAVELRTGRVRWQWQPEPGTPFRFGAEGVTLDGGEIFLVSDHALDAKGARCEMWVVALEARTGRQLWVAKLPAAGAISCTAGRPAVTADRVVAMLITGEMYGLDRKTGEVVWKSPRDSAAYLSVLSSPVAHGDVIYAGAPNDHVKAVRARDGAPVWSTPVRAQFTTDLLVTERHVYGVDGPFLFVFDRRGGKLLAQVRQPKEPELGGLFPGTPTYADGRVFAPVNGGVWAFEEP from the coding sequence ATGAAGTTTGGCGAACGGGGCCTGCTGGCGCCGCTGTGCATGGCGGCGCTGGTGCTGGGGGGCGGGTGCCGGGCGGCCGGGGACCCCGGAGGCGGGGAGCCGGTGCGCCTGCGCACGCTCTGGTACCAGGCGCAGGCCGGGCACCCGCGCGTGCAGCCGGTGGCGGACGGCGAGCGGGTGTACACCGGCACCGGCGCGGGGCAGGTGATCGCCCGCGACCTCGCCACCGGCGCCCCGCGCTGGACCGCGACGGTGGGGCGCGGCGGCGTGGAGGGGGGGAACCTCCTGGTGCGCTCGGGCGTCGTGGTGGCGCCGGTGCTGTACCACACCACCGGGCTGGACGCCGCCACGGGGCGCGAGCTGTGGCGCTACCAGGCGCCGCTGGACACGGTGGGCGGCGGCGCCCCCAACCCCGGCACCGTGGTCAAGGTGCGCATCGCCGCCGACGACGAGGCGGCGTACGTCGCGGCGTGGGGGCCCAGCGTGGCCGCGGTGGAGCTGCGCACCGGCCGGGTGCGCTGGCAGTGGCAGCCGGAGCCGGGTACCCCCTTTCGCTTCGGCGCCGAAGGGGTCACGCTGGACGGCGGTGAGATCTTCCTGGTCTCCGACCACGCGCTGGACGCCAAGGGCGCGCGCTGCGAGATGTGGGTGGTTGCGCTGGAGGCCCGTACCGGACGCCAGCTCTGGGTGGCGAAGCTCCCCGCGGCCGGCGCCATCTCGTGCACGGCCGGCCGCCCCGCCGTCACCGCGGACCGTGTGGTTGCGATGCTCATCACCGGCGAGATGTACGGGCTGGACCGGAAAACGGGGGAGGTGGTGTGGAAGTCGCCCCGCGACAGCGCGGCGTACCTCTCCGTGCTCTCCAGCCCCGTGGCGCACGGCGACGTGATCTACGCCGGTGCGCCCAACGACCACGTGAAAGCCGTGCGCGCCCGCGACGGCGCGCCGGTCTGGAGCACCCCGGTCCGGGCGCAGTTCACGACCGACCTGCTGGTGACGGAGCGGCACGTTTACGGGGTGGACGGACCGTTTTTGTTCGTGTTCGACCGCCGCGGTGGCAAGCTGCTCGCGCAGGTGCGGCAGCCGAAGGAGCCGGAGCTGGGCGGTCTCTTCCCCGGCACTCCCACGTACGCGGACGGCCGCGTCTTCGCCCCGGTGAACGGCGGCGTGTGGGCGTTCGAAGAACCCTGA